The following are encoded in a window of Rosa chinensis cultivar Old Blush chromosome 4, RchiOBHm-V2, whole genome shotgun sequence genomic DNA:
- the LOC112199965 gene encoding protein MIZU-KUSSEI 1 produces MRTIMAAKTPHDSSFSFSRRYFWKKKVDDDEDDDHEVLNFSSYSHFSEQEKEEELVRNIHMSTTTDHQIASVLPEVPRKKHSLVSVSKLRSALTLFGKSRSGSRSGLMGTLFGYRRGHVHLAFQEDPKLNPTFLIELATPTSVLVREMASGLVRIALECEKKTDHKKKGLKLLEEPLWRTYCNGKKCGFAMRRDCGPEEWKVLKALEPVSMGAGVLPGNEDGAGSEGELMYMRAKFERVVGSKDSEAFYMMNPDGSGGPELSVYLLRV; encoded by the coding sequence GACCCCTCATGACTCGTCCTTCTCATTTTCCAGAAGGTACTTCTGGAAAAAGAAGGTCGACGATGATGAAGACGACGATCACGAAGTCCTCAACTTCAGTTCCTACTCACATTTCTCCGagcaagagaaagaagaggagcTAGTCCGAAACATACATATGTCAACAACAACCGATCATCAAATTGCATCAGTCCTGCCTGAAGTGCCACGGAAGAAACACTCACTGGTCTCAGTCTCTAAGCTCCGGTCAGCTCTTACGCTATTCGGCAAGAGCCGTTCTGGCTCTCGCTCCGGTTTAATGGGTACTCTTTTCGGGTATCGCCGCGGGCATGTTCACTTGGCATTTCAGGAGGATCCCAAGTTGAACCCTACTTTTCTCATCGAGCTGGCCACGCCAACTAGTGTTCTGGTTCGAGAAATGGCTTCGGGGTTGGTCAGGATTGCGTTGGAGTGTGAGAAGAAGACTGATCATAAGAAGAAGGGGTTGAAGTTGCTGGAGGAGCCGCTGTGGAGGACTTACTGCAATGGCAAGAAGTGCGGTTTCGCTATGAGGCGAGATTGTGGTCCAGAGGAGTGGAAGGTGCTGAAAGCTCTGGAGCCAGTTTCAATGGGGGCTGGGGTTTTACCTGGGAATGAAGATGGAGCTGGATCTGAAGGTGAGCTCATGTATATGAGAGCGAAGTTTGAGAGAGTTGTGGGGTCTAAGGACTCAGAGGCCTTTTACATGATGAACCCTGATGGTTCTGGTGGTCCTGAACTCAGTGTTTACTTGCTTAGAGTCTAG